CATCACCTTTGATTTTGATCCCCTCTGGATACCACCTTTCCAACTTGACAAGCTGTACATTGGACCACTGCACCCTACACTTCCTCAATGGTTATATACACAGACATCTCTCTATTCTCTCATCATTGAAAACTCAGAGTTCTTGCTTGAAGCTGCTGACAATAACAAGAAGTTTTGGAGATTTACATCCACAATTCAGCATCTAGATTTCTACAACACCACAATAGAAGGGGACTTGTCAGAAGTGGTGCTGAATTCCAGCATCATAGAGCTGACATCAAATAATTTCAAAGGTGGTCTACCTCGACTTTCATCCAATGTTGTTTTCTTCCAACTATACAACAGTTCTCTATCAGGGTCCATCTCTCATCTTTTGTGCCACAGCAAGAAAAGCAACAAGAAATTGCAGTACTTGGACATCTCTGATAATAATTTATCTGGAGGGCTAACAGACTGTTGGATGAATTGGAAGTCGCTGGTTTATGTTAATCTGGGAGGCAACAATCTTAGTGGCAGCATACCCCCTTCAATGGCTTTATTGTCGAATCTCACATCACTGCATCTGCATGAAAATAATTTGTCTGGGGACATATCTTCTTCATCACTTCAGTATTGCCGCTCCCTGTCCATTCTTAATGTCCGCCAGAATAGCTTCTCTGGAAACATACCAAAGTGGATGCCGCAGAGTATAAGGATTCTCCAGTTAAGGTCCAACCAATTCATTGGTAACATTCCCACACAGATATGTCAAATGCCTTTCCTCATTGTTTTGGATATTGCATATAACAAAATCTCAGGACATATACCCAAATGTCTAAACAACATCACATCCTTTGTTAACATGCATTATTCAACCAGTTGGATTTTCTATGAATTCTTTGATGGAAAGGCTTTCTTTATATACATTGACGACCTTATATTGCTTGTAAAAGGTCAACAATCGAATTATTATAAAAACCTGAAGCTGATGCGCATGGTTGATCTTTCAAGTAATAATCTGACAGGAACAATGTCTCCACAACTGTTCAGCCTCCCTCAGTTGCATTTCTTGAACCTATCCCATAACAGGCTAACAGGAACCATACCAAAAGAGATTGGAAACATGACACAACTGGAGTCTCTTGATTTATCCAAAAATGAACTCACGGGACAGATTCCTGAGAGTATATCCAGTTTGTCTTTCCTCGATAACTTGAACCTGTCATTCAATAACTTGAGCGGCCAAATCCCATCAGGGACCCAACTTCAGAGCTTCAGTGAGCTTAGCTATATTGGGAATGCTGATCTTTGTGGACCTCCCCTTCCCAAAAACTGCTCAAATCATGGCAATGACACAAAAGCtttgggtgagaatgatgatgatggtgatgaatCAGATTTTCTGAGCAGCCTCTATGTGGGCTTAGGAGTTGGCTTTGCTGTAGGCTTTTGGGGAGTTTGTGGTGCCATTTTCTTCAGTTGCAAGTGCAGACATGCTGCTTACTTCAGATTTCTGTATGACTTGAGAGACCGATTTTATGTCCTGCTGCTCACAAATCTCAACTCCTTTCACTGATATCCAATTCTCTGCAGGTAACCTCTTAATTACGGCATAACTAAATATATActctctattttattatttttgttaccatctaacatacatatttaaaaGGTCAaatgttttgagttttattttctgTTATATATGGACGTGCACTCTTAGGAACCAATATATTTATTTCTTGGATAAAGTTGCACAAATGAGTTGAATGGGTAGAGATTAGAAACAAAGAAGTTTAATTTCTTATCTTTGCAGGTTCTTTTGAGAAAACATAATACATCAAGATCTCATCAGCTGCACTTACCAAAAAGATCCAGGAGACTTGTGCTATTTTAGCATGTATCAAGTGTATTGTCAGTATCACTAGTTTATTAATGTATCCCAATGTCACTTTTATATCATAAGGAGAAAGTAGCGTAGATATAGTTTCTTAGTTTGGATGTGATGCATTAATAACTAGGATTTATTTCTAGTGTGCTTGTTCTACATAGAGTCATAGACATGCCAAGTGAAGATGTTTTCTTACAAATAGTTTGTGCTTTGCCATAAGCTACTACTGTGTGTACTAGATAATAACTAATAAGGAAATAAAGGGTTAATATTGTTTGAATGTAtgtataataaattattaattcagTAAAAGTGCTGCAAACTACTCCTTAATAAATTTTCATGGTTCAATATTCATCTTTTcgttttttcttttggttttacACAACACATACTCACACACATTACTATAAGTTTTATATTCCACTTCTTGAATTTAAGTGTTTAaccggctaatttttttttatattgtttaaatatatgtgtaatacattGCTATTGGAAGATTAGGTGttttttttatatggtgttttactcaaatcggacggtccgatttgtttgaaGAAAAAAGTAAACTACAAATCGGAGAGTCCgatttgtttgaaaaaaaaaagcactACAAATTGCATGGTccgttttgtattttttatttttttattttttaaaataaaaatcggacggtccgattttaacattaaaaatttttttattttcgaaatcacaaataggacggtccgatttgtgattgtttgggaaaaaaataaaacaaatctgAGGTACCGATTTGTAGCTCCTATAGCAAAGTTAAACACTTCTcttctcacatcattgggaaatACACTCTTCTCTCTCACACGAAAAACAAAAAGTGGTGTTTAACCTAGGATTCGAACTGTGCAGCTTTTTTAGCCGCCAACAAATTCTCAACTATGCCATTACCTCAGCTTTTTTAACCACATCAACTGTCACAACACATTCTGGCgatttaaaattatatgtaaatctAGATCTAGAACATGTTTGATAAGCTATAAGTTACGATGCAATTAGTCATTGATTACTCATGCAGAGAAGCTCTTTAACTTGCTAAATAAAACACCGGTAGCTTAATAGTATTTTTCAGACAGTTTTTTAAAAGTTCAATAACGATTCAACTATCTCATCTAATTCCACTGTGAACTCTTCAACTCTCAATTACATGGATCTATCAGTCAACTTAAACCTTTTTATTCACAGCCTTGAGTGGCTCTCTCGCATTTCCTCCTTGGAATATATAAACCTTGGTTACACTAATCTTTACATGGAAACTAACTGGCTTCATTGGATGACGGCGCTCCCATCATTGGTGGAGCTGTACTTATACAGCTGTAAACTTGAAGACATAAGTCCATCTCTTGTATAtgctaattttagcacatcactccAGCTTATTTCTCTTCCAAGTAATTCTTTTCACTCAGAGTTGCAATACTGAAAAATTTGAAATTCTTGTCTTTGGGATCACCAATCATCACCTTTGATTTTGATCTCCAATGGATACCACCTTTCCAACTTGAGAAGCTGTCCCTTGGACGACTGCACCCTACACTTCCTCAATGGATATATACACAGACATCTCTCtattttctcatcattgaaaacTCAGAGTTCTTGCTTGAAGCTGCTGACAATAACAACAACTTTTGGAGATTTACATCCACAATTCAGCATCTAGATTTGTACAACAACACAATAGAAGGGGACTTGTCAGAAGTGTTGCTGAACTCCAGCATCATAGAGCTGGCATCAAATAAAatagaggagtgctaggggccagcagaatttgtgatgtttagccatcaattagccatcatcaatatttttaatggtatgagatgaTAACCAATGATGTAGGATTAAtcatttttcttttgatggttaagtgctggccagattTTAACAAAAGTGCTGGTCCCTAGACTttctcaataaaataaaatttgatcaTCTAATATTTAgtaaaaatttataaaagtaaaaaaaaattatatgcttcgacatttaaaacaaaaatttaaaataattattattttaagaaatttataaaattattattaaaatcaaagtttaacttaaaaaaatgagtaataattattttatattttttaaagtaaaataattatacactgatacataatttaaaataaaattaaaatatttacattagAATACTATTT
The DNA window shown above is from Arachis ipaensis cultivar K30076 chromosome B08, Araip1.1, whole genome shotgun sequence and carries:
- the LOC107613151 gene encoding probably inactive leucine-rich repeat receptor-like protein kinase At3g28040; amino-acid sequence: MDSNNILWKKQYVFAMMLSTLCMISSCCDVRDKEILLKFKEGVTDPSGLLSSWKQEQDCCQWKGVRCHNITARVINLTLSCDYYDPVELVEHDDYYLQKCLTGDINLSLLDMEYLQSLDLSFNDFTTISSDSTLNSSTLNYIDLSYNRYLSIKSLEWLSRIPSLEYIDLSNIDLHMQTNWLHFVTVLPSLVELHLEGCNLESISPSLGYANFSASLQVIVLSGNSFHSELPKWIFNLSSQVHQIDLSSNHFMGQLPNTLPNLHSLISLQLHDNYLNGSIPDWIGQLHYLTTFEIDNNHFSGFFPTNLGNLSSLDTLAAFGNLFTGVVSERNFAKLKNLKFLSLESPYITFDFDPLWIPPFQLDKLYIGPLHPTLPQWLYTQTSLYSLIIENSEFLLEAADNNKKFWRFTSTIQHLDFYNTTIEGDLSEVVLNSSIIELTSNNFKGGLPRLSSNVVFFQLYNSSLSGSISHLLCHSKKSNKKLQYLDISDNNLSGGLTDCWMNWKSLVYVNLGGNNLSGSIPPSMALLSNLTSLHLHENNLSGDISSSSLQYCRSLSILNVRQNSFSGNIPKWMPQSIRILQLRSNQFIGNIPTQICQMPFLIVLDIAYNKISGHIPKCLNNITSFVNMHYSTSWIFYEFFDGKAFFIYIDDLILLVKGQQSNYYKNLKLMRMVDLSSNNLTGTMSPQLFSLPQLHFLNLSHNRLTGTIPKEIGNMTQLESLDLSKNELTGQIPESISSLSFLDNLNLSFNNLSGQIPSGTQLQSFSELSYIGNADLCGPPLPKNCSNHGNDTKALGENDDDGDESDFLSSLYVGLGVGFAVGFWGVCGAIFFSCKCRHAAYFRFLYDLRDRFYVLLLTNLNSFH